In Deltaproteobacteria bacterium, a single genomic region encodes these proteins:
- a CDS encoding peptide ABC transporter substrate-binding protein: protein MIRAKTFRSTVTFLVIGLALFLGACKSAPKDGAANHFRVNLGTEPPSLDWSIATDHVSFNVISNLMVGLTEFDKELQPAPVIAKSWEQLDGGKKIIFHLRDDVQWTDGKKVRAQDFEYSWKRLLNPKTASQYAYILFDIVNAQEYAEGKLKDPATVGVRAEDDQTLVVTLRHPAAYFLAITTFEVTYPQRQDVFEKHDTRWTEPANIVTNGPFRLASWKHENEIELGANPSFFRGKPAIDKVTMYMVNEKTTAMTMYEQGNLDFMDDHSIPPLDKPRLAKMAGYKLVPQLRGEYYGFALDRKPFDNPKLRKAFAMAIDREVFPKILQGGQTPATSWIPPAMLAHNAKIGLPFNPSEARRLLSEAGYPDGKGLAPITLGYNTLDDNKLVAEAVQSMWQKHLNVVVKVENQEWKVYLKKLQNDPFVVHRAGWGADYPDPDNFMKLFTSNSGNNHGRWKNPKYDQMLEQAASESDNAKRAQIYDGAQKLLTETDAAIVPLYWKAEATMLNPKFTGLEYNSMARMDLRNVRPVGK, encoded by the coding sequence ATGATTAGAGCTAAGACATTTCGCAGCACAGTAACTTTTTTGGTCATCGGCTTGGCGCTGTTTCTTGGCGCCTGCAAGTCCGCGCCCAAAGACGGCGCGGCCAATCATTTCCGCGTCAATCTCGGCACCGAGCCGCCGAGCCTCGACTGGTCCATCGCCACCGATCATGTGTCGTTCAACGTGATTTCGAATCTCATGGTCGGCCTCACCGAGTTCGACAAAGAGTTGCAGCCGGCGCCGGTGATCGCCAAGTCATGGGAGCAGCTCGACGGCGGCAAAAAAATTATTTTTCATCTGCGCGACGATGTTCAATGGACCGACGGTAAAAAGGTCCGCGCCCAGGATTTCGAATATTCCTGGAAGCGTTTGCTCAATCCCAAGACCGCGTCGCAATACGCTTACATTCTTTTCGACATCGTCAACGCCCAAGAATACGCCGAGGGCAAACTCAAAGATCCAGCAACCGTCGGCGTCAGGGCCGAGGACGATCAGACTCTCGTCGTCACGCTGCGCCACCCGGCGGCCTATTTTCTTGCCATCACCACCTTCGAAGTTACCTACCCGCAGCGCCAAGATGTCTTCGAGAAGCACGACACGCGCTGGACCGAGCCGGCGAACATCGTCACCAACGGTCCCTTTCGTTTGGCGTCGTGGAAACATGAAAATGAAATCGAGCTGGGCGCCAATCCAAGTTTTTTTCGCGGCAAACCGGCGATCGATAAAGTGACCATGTACATGGTTAACGAGAAAACCACCGCGATGACGATGTATGAGCAGGGCAATCTAGATTTCATGGACGATCACAGCATTCCGCCGTTGGACAAGCCGCGCCTGGCAAAAATGGCGGGCTACAAGCTAGTGCCGCAACTGCGCGGCGAATATTACGGCTTCGCCTTGGACCGCAAGCCTTTTGATAATCCCAAACTGCGCAAAGCCTTCGCCATGGCGATCGACCGCGAGGTTTTTCCGAAAATCCTTCAGGGCGGCCAAACGCCGGCGACATCTTGGATCCCGCCGGCTATGCTCGCGCATAACGCGAAAATCGGCCTGCCATTCAATCCTAGCGAAGCGCGCCGCCTACTGAGCGAAGCCGGTTATCCCGACGGCAAAGGGCTGGCGCCGATTACATTGGGCTATAACACGCTTGACGACAACAAGCTGGTCGCCGAAGCGGTGCAGAGCATGTGGCAAAAGCATTTGAACGTGGTGGTGAAGGTCGAAAACCAGGAGTGGAAAGTTTATCTAAAAAAACTCCAGAACGATCCCTTCGTGGTTCATCGCGCCGGCTGGGGCGCCGACTATCCCGATCCCGACAACTTCATGAAGCTCTTCACATCCAACAGCGGCAACAACCATGGCCGCTGGAAGAATCCGAAATACGACCAAATGCTCGAACAGGCCGCCAGCGAATCCGACAACGCCAAGCGCGCGCAGATCTACGACGGAGCGCAAAAACTTTTGACCGAGACCGACGCCGCCATCGTGCCGCTCTATTGGAAAGCCGAAGCGACGATGCTCAACCCCAAATTCACCGGCCTGGAATACAACTCCATGGCGCGGATGGATTTGCGCAATGTCCGACCAGTTGGTAAATGA